The sequence ACCTAGTTCACCTGAACCTAATAAAACTATTTTCTTCATTTTTGTTGTGTTGTTAAAGGGATAAAGTTAGGTAGTTTTTATTGGAATTAAAAAGAAGAATCAAGTTTTAATTTAATTAAAAGTACTAATTTTCGAATACATTACTTTTTTTAATTCGTTGAATTCTAGATTGAATGAATTGAAAATAAATCAATTTGAATAATTTTTTTCGAAATAATAAACTTTTAAATTAAAAGATAGCTTTGATATTGCAATGTTATTTAATTTGGTGTTTTGATATAAAATAATGTAAATGATAAAGGTTTGTGTGTTAAGATTAACATATTTTGAAAATTATTTTCAACGTTTTGATGTTATGTTTTTTAATTGTTTTAAAAAGACTATTTTTGTTAAAGAAAAAAGAATTGAAAAAGAATGAAGAAAATATGTTTAATATTAAGTATTGCTTTTATATTAAATAGCTGTAATTGGAATGAATCTTTACTGGGTGATAAAGATGAAATTAAGCAATATCGATTACCCGAATCTATTTTAATAAATAAAGATAAATTATTTACAAAGAGTTTGTTTGTTAAGAACTTTTATAAAGAAAATAATTATTTTACCGTTTGGATAAGCCAAAAAAACAGAACCGATTTTTTGAATCAGATTTTAAAACTAAAAAAAGAAGGTGTTGCTATTGAAAAAGTTGATATTTCTTATTTGCTTTTCGGAAATATGCGATTTGATTCGTTAAATAAATATGAAAAGATTGATTTAGATTTGGCTTACACAGATGCTTTTTTTACAATGTTAAAGCAAGCTGTTCACGGAAAAGTTAATCCAAATAAATATTATTCTGACTGGGTAGCTCCACAAAAACAACTCGATTTTAATCAACTGCTACTAACAGCTTTAAATGAAAATAAAGTTGAACAAACTTTTACAGATAATATTCCAAATAATAATTATTATAATGGGATAAAAGAAGCTATTGCATACTATGAAAATTTGCCAAAAGATACATTGGTTGGTCTTCATAATTCGGATGTTGTAAAAATCAAGAAAAAATTAGATTACTATTCTGATGCTGTTTTTTCAGATTTAAATACTGATTTGAATGAAGAATTTAAAGACGGTTTGAAAAAATTTCAAAAAAGACACGGGATTTATCCATCAGGAAATATCACGGAAGAAACTTTAAATGCATTAAATGTTTCGAAAGAGAAGCGTTTAGAGCAATTACGAGTTAATTTAGAACGCGCGCGATGGTTTTATAATGATTTAGGAGAAAATTATGTTTTAGTTAATTTACCTGAATGTAAATTGTTTTTGTATGAAAATGGAAATTTAGTAGAAACACATGATGTAATTATTGGCAAAAACGAAAGACGTACTCCTGTTTTATCATCTGTTTTTAGTAATCTAGTAATAAATCCAACTTGGACAGTTCCGCCAACGATTTTAAAAAACGATTTGGTACCCAAAGCTTCTGCAAGTAGGTCTTATTTTGCAAATCATAGAATGACTATCTATGACAAAAAAGGTAAAGTTGTTGAACCAGGAAATTGGAATCCGTCAGAATATAAAAGTTATAGATATGTTCAGAAACCCGGAAGTGGTAATGCTTTAGGTTTGATAAAATTTGACTTTCCAAATGCGCATAGCGTTTATCTTCACGATACAAATAACCGTTCGGCATTTGCTCAAAAGAAAAGAGATTTGAGTTCAGGTTGTGTTCGGGTTAAAGACCCATTTGAATTAGCGATGCGTATATTAGAAATTGAAGGTAGTACTTATAATCGTGAACAAATTGATACTTTGGTTGTCAGAGAAAAGACTAAAATAATTCCATTAAAAAAGAAAGTAAATGTACATCAGCTATATTGGACAGCCTGGAAAGATGACCAAGGTATCCAATTTAGAAATGACATTTACTCACTTGATGATAATTTATATAAAAAATTAATTAAGTAATTTTGATTTGTTTAGATAATCATTACTACCGTCGTGATAGATAAACAGGCAACTTTCTTCTTTTATATATTCAATAATTTCTTTGTGATTTTTCATAGGCAGAGCTGGACATCCCAAGCTTCTTCCTAGATAACCTTGTCTTATGCCAAGATTTTCATCTGCATAATCTGCACCATGAATTACAATTGCACGACTTCTTGCGTTGTCATTTATTCCTGGTTCTAAACCGTCTAGGCGTAAAGATAATCCATTGGCACCCATATAAGTTTCGGCAGTTTTGTAAAAACCTAAACTGCTTTTATAACTTTCGGAAGCATTTGAAAAATCGTTTGCAAATTCTTTTCCGCTATTTCTTCCGTGTGAAACAACCGTTTGAAAAATAATTTCATTTTTTTTCATGTCAATAACCCACATTCTTTTTTCAGTAGAAGATTGTGTGAAATCAATAATCGTTAAAATTTCTTTATCTATTTTTCCTTCAGATTTTAATTTAAAATAACCTTTAAAAGCTGATTCAAAACTTTGTAATTGTGGTTTTTCAAAACTTTTTTCTTCTAAATCAAAGTATTTAGATAAAATAAATTTATTCACATTCTCAATTTTGAATTCTTTTTTTGTTACAGCTGCAATTTCTTTACTTGATTTGTTAGGCGTTTCTTTCTTAAGTGTTGCTTTTTTTGTTACTGCCTTTTTCTTTCCGCCGCCATTTCCGTCTAAATAATCATTCGATGATTTCATGTTTAATGGAGTTAACATAAGTGCTCCAATCAAGAAAATAGGTAATAATTTTATTTTTTTCACGCTAATTTATTGTGTGTTTGTTGTTTGTAAAAAGTAAATATAGGTATTTATTTTTTTAGAAATTTAAAAAAAAAACTTTTTTAAATCATATTTAACAAAATTAATTAAGATGTTTTTTTATAAAAAACTATGAAAAAGTTTTAAACTATCAGTAAATTTGAACGAAATAACACAATAATTATGAACAAAAAAGTTATACTTATGATTTTAGATGGATGGGGAAAATCTCCTGATCCAAAAATCTCTGCAGTAGATCAAGCAAAAACACCTTTTATAGATTCATTATACCCAAAATATCCGAATACATTATTGCGAACCGATGGTTTAAAAGTTGGACTTCCAGAAGGTCAAATGGGAAATTCAGAAGTTGGACATATGAATCTTGGTGCTGGACGAATTGTATATCAAGATTTGGCAAAAATTAATTTAGAAGTACAAAACAAAAGTATCGCTTCTAATTTAGAATTAAACAAAGCATTTGAATATGCAAAAGCAAATAACAAGAAAGTTCACTTTTTAGGATTGGTTTCTGATGGTGGTGTACATTCTCATATTAAACATTTGTTTGGATTATTAGATGCAGCGAAAGAAGCAAATGTCGAGAATGTATTTGTTCATGCTTTTACAGATGGTCGTGATGTAGATCCTAAATCAGGTGTTAAACATATCGATGATTTAGTAAATTATATGCAGCATTCAACTGGAAAATTAGCAAGTGTAATTGGACGTTATTATGCAATGGATCGTGATAAACGTTGGGAACGTGTAAAAAAAGCGTACGATTTATTAGTGAAAGGAATTGGTATGCCTTCGCAGAATGCAACACTTTCAATAGCAGACTCATATTTAAATAATGTAACCGATGAATTTATTGAACCAATTTTAATGGTTGATGAAAATAATAAAACGGTTGCGACGATTGAAGAAGGTGATGTTGTTATTTTCTTTAATTTTAGAACAGATCGTGGTCGTCAATTAACTGAAGTTTTGTCGCAACAAGATTTGCTTGAATTTGGAATGCAAAAATTGAATTTATATTATGTTACCATGACTAATTATGATGACCAATATCAGAATATTCATGTAATGTATGATAAAGATAATATTACAGAAACTTTAGGTGAAGTGATTTCAAACGCTGGTAAAACGCAGATTCGTATGGCCGAAACTGAGAAATATCCGCATGTAACTTTCTTTTTCTCGGGTGGAAGAGAAGAACCATTTGAAGGCGAAAGTCGTATTTTGTGTCCATCTCCAAAAGTAGCAACTTATGATTTGCAACCAGAAATGAGTGCTTATGATTTAAAAAATGCACTTTTGCCAGAACTGGATAAAGCGGAAGTAGACTTTGTTTGTTTGAATTTTGCTAATGGCGATATGGTTGGTCATACAGGAAGTATGGAGGCTGCAATTATTGCTTGTGAAACGGTTGATAAATGTGTGAAAGAAATTGTTGAAAAGGCAATTGAAAAAGAATATACTGTTTTAATCTTAGCTGACCACGGAAATTGCGAAACCATGTATAATCCTGACGGATCACCAAATACTGCTCACACAACAAATCCAGTTCCGTTTATAGTCGTTGATAAAGAAATTAAAGAAGTAAAACCAGATGGTGTTTTGGGAGATATTGCTCCAACTATTTTACATTTAATGGGAATCGATAAGCCTAAAGTAATGACACGTCATTCGTTGGTATAAAAAAAGCACTTCAATTTGAAGTGCTTTTTTTTATCTAGTTAAAATATAATATTCTTTTTCTATTTGTTCTCTAAAATTCGGATGAGCAATTTCAATCATGGCTTTTGCGCGTTCTTTTAATGTTTTACCATATAAATTCGCAATTCCATATTCGGTAACTATGTACTGAACATGCGCGCGAGTTGTTACAACTCCAGCACCTTGATTTAACATTGGTACAATTTTATTAACTCCTTTTGCTGTAACCGAAGGTAATGCAATAATAGCTTTTCCTTTTTTACTTAAAGATGCGCCTCGAATAAAATCCATTTGACCGCCAACTCCAGAATACATTTTTGAGCCAAAAGAATCTGCGCAAACTTGCCCTGTTAAATCAACTTCAATGGCAGAATTTATTGCAATCATTCGGTCATTTTTACGGATATTGGCTGTGTCGTTTACATAAGACGATTCTTTCATTACTAAGAAGGGATTGTCATTTACAAAGTCATACAAACGTTGTGTACCATTTAAAAAAGTTGCTAAAATTCTATCTTTAAGTAAACCTTTGTGTTTTCCTGTGATAACACCCGCATGAACCAAATCTATTACACCATCAGAAAACATTTCGGTGTGAATTCCTAAATTTTTATGATTTTTTAGTTTAGTAAGCACAGCGTTTGGAATAGAACCGATTCCCATCTGTAAACAACTATTGTCTTCAATTAAACCGGCAACGTAATCACCAATTTTGTTTTCTATTTCGTTTATTTCATCTGCGATTGTTTCGTGTAATGGTGTGTGATGCTCCACAGCAAAATCAATTTCAGAGACATGAATATTTGCATCTCCAAAAGTTCGAGGCATAAATCTGTTGATTTGAGCAATTACTAATTTTGCATTTTTTACTGCTGATTTTGTTGCTTCTACTGAAACGCCTAAAGAGCAATAGCCGTGCGAATCGGGAGGAGAAACCTGTATGAAAACGGCATCTAATTTTAAAATGCCTTTTGAAAATAATAACGGAACTTCACTTAGGAAAACTGGTGTGTACGAGCCATTTCCTGCAGCAATTGTATGACGTACGTTTGCTCCGATAAAGAACGAATTTACATGAAAACTTTCTTTGAACTTTATATCCGCATATCTAGCTTCGCCTTCAGTGTGAATGTGACACAATTCGACATTTTTTAGTTCATTGGCTCTGTCGGTTAATGCATTAGTAAGAATTGTAGGGGTTGCAGCTGCCGCATGAATATAAATTCGGTCGTTAGATTTTATATGTTTAACAGCTTCTTCAGGAGTAGTTATTTTCATGTAATGCTTAATTAAATTTTGTGTTGTTCTACAAAAGTACATCTTAAAAGCCAATATTTTTTAGGAAGTGCTATGTATTTTAAATTTATTTTCAATATATATTTTTAATGTATTCTAAAAGTATGTTTGATTTTTTGACATCAAGATTTAAGTGTGTTTTTGTTTATTTTAATATATTTGTTTAATTCTTGCGTGTAAAAATGTTAATATATTTAAATTTTGTTATTTGTGTTAATTTTTTAAATTGCAGTTGTTCGATGTTGAAAATAAAATGGTTTACATCATGAGATTTATTAAGAAAATTTTAAAAAATAAGAAAGTATGAATTTTACAAGGAAAATGAATTTTAAATTGGACGGAATTGATGGAGATTTTTCAGTTCATTCAAGTCCGTTTTATTTCAGTGGAGTTAAATTATATCAGAACGGTGTTTTGTTATCAAAAACAAGTTCGGGGTTTAAAGGAATAACTTATACCGTTAAAAACAATTCTGGTAGTTTTGAAATATTATCAATTAAAGGAAATGGTTTTGTGCCTGTTACGGTACAGACTCAGAACGGAAAAATCCTATTAGAGCGTGAACTTGATGGATTGGAAAAAGTGTTGTCTTTTTTACCTTTTGCTATTTTTGGAATTCTGATGTTTTTGTTTGGCGGAGTAGGTGGAATTATTGGAGGTTTTTTTATTGGTTTGTCCATAGCATTGTCGTTGTTTATTAGTTCGAGTCTTATCAGACAAGATATAAATAAGGGATTGTTAGTAATATATTTGATTTTATTAGGTATCATTCTTTATGCGATTTATTTTGTGGTTACTATAATTTTTGCATTAATGATGGGTGGTATGATTTCGGCCTTTATTTAAATTTTTAATAGAAATTGTTTTTACGCAAAATGTTTTTTTTGATTTATAATTTAATTTATGTTTTAGAACTATTTTTTTTTCATCGTTTTAAAAATGCGTACTTTTGTAATCTGAAAAATCAAAATCATGATTATAATTAAAACACGCGAAGAAATTGAATTGATGCGTGAAGCAGCTTTATTGGTTTCTAAAACATTAGGAATGTTAGCTAGGGAAATTAAACCTGGTGTTACAACTTTACAATTAGATAAATTAGCAGAACAATATATTAGAGATAACGGTGGAGTTCCAGGATTTTTAGGACTTTATGGTTGTCCAGCAACTTTGTTGACAAGCGTAAATGAGCAAATTGTTCATGGATTACCAACAGACCGTCCTTTAGAAGATGGCGATGTTGTTTCTTGTGATTTAGGTGCAATTGTACACGAATATTACGGAGATCATTGTTATACTTTTGAAGTGGGTGATGTAGCTCCGGAAACAAAAAAATTACTTCAAGTTACAAAAGAATCTTTATATGTTGGAATCAACGAATTTAGATTAGGAAATAGAGTAGAAGATGTTGGTCATGCAATTCAAAAGTATGCTGAATCTCATGATTATGGTGTTGTTCGTGAATTAGTTGGACACGGAATTGGTAAAAAAATGCACGAAGCTCCAGAAATGCCTAACTATGGTAAAAAAGGTCGTGGTAAAAAATTTGTCGAAGGTATGGTAGTTGCTATTGAGCCGATGGTGAATATGGGAACTAAAAATATCAAGCAATTAAAAGACGGTTGGACAATTGCAACTCGCGACGGAAAACCATCTGCTCACTTTGAACACGATGTAGCTTTAGTTGATGGTAAACCAGAGATCTTATCTACGTTTTACTACATTTATAAAGAATTAGGAATTGTAAGCAACGAAGAAGATGCTTTCAGACAAGTTCCATTAGTTCTTTAGTCCTGCATGAAAAAAATATTTAAGATAGTTTTGAACCGCATACCTCGACCAATTTTAATTCGGTTGAGTTACATGGTTCGACCTGTTTTAGCTCTTTGGTTAAAAGGAGATAAATTTACTGATCCGATTGACGGAAAATCGTTTCGCGCTTTTTTGCCATACGGATACGGACATCAACGAAATAACGTGCTGTCACCAAGTACACTTTCATTAGAAAGACATCGTTTGTTGTGGTTGTATCTTCAGAACGAAACGGATTTTTTTACCAAAGATTTGAAAGTTTTGCATTTTGCTCCTGAACAAGCTTTTTACAAACGTTTCAGAAATCAAAAAAATCTTGATTATACAACAACGGATTTAGAATCACCTTTGGCAGATGTTAAAGCTGATATTTGTAATTTACCTTTTGAGGATAATTCGTTCGATTTTATACTTTGTAATCATGTTTTGGAACACATTCCAGATGATAAAAAAGCTATGCAAGAATTGTATCGGATTTTAAAACCTGGAGGAGTTGGTGTTTTTCAGATTCCTCAAGATTTAAATCGAGAAGTTACCTTTGAAGATGATACAATTGTTGATAAAGAAGAACGTGCTCGAATTTTTGGACAATATGATCACGTACGCGTTTATGGACGCGATTATTTCGATAAATTAAGAGCGATTGGTTTCAAAGTAGATGAAGTAGATTATACTCAAACGCTTACATCACAACAAGTAGAAAAATATTGTTTAGCTCCAGGCGAAATTATTCCCGTTTGTTATAAGTAAAATCCTGTTTCTCAGGATTTTTTTTATTTTTAATTTCGATGAAAATTAATATCTTTAGAATTCTAAATTAAATCATATGTTTCGAAAAAAAATAGTTCTCTTTTTTATGGTTTTGAGCTTTCAAATGTTTGCTCAGAAGATAAACGAAGTAGCTCCACCATATTATATTAAATCAATTTCAGTCAATACTGGTGCAGAAGCCGTTTATCCAATGTTTCGTTTGGGAGATTATTTCAATATTGAATTTGATGATTTATTAGCTCAAAGTTCAAATTATTTTTACAAAATAAAACATTGCAATGCAGATTGGACGCCTTCAAATTTACAGATTACTGAATATTTAGGAGGATTCAATAATATGCAAATATTGAATTTCCAAAATTCATTTAACACACTTCAAAATTACACACATTATAAATTTACACTTCCGAATAGTAATTCTCGTTTTTTGATTAGTGGAAATTATATAATTGAAGTTTTAGATGATGATGGAGATGTTATGTTTTCAAAAAAAATAATCGTTTTTCAAGAAGAAGTTAGTGTTGGTGTAACAATCAAACGAACTAGAAATAATGCAACTATAGATTCAAAGCAAAATGTAGGAATTACAATTGATTACAATGCTGAAACGTATAATAATCCAAAGGAAAATTTCAAAATAGCAATTATGCAGAATGGACGCTTTGATAATGCAATAACAAATGTTCCTCCGCAATATACTTTAGGAAATCAATTCATTTATAATTACGATACAGAAACACAGTTTTTTGCAGGAAATGAATATTTATATTTTGATAATAGCAATATAAATCAAGTGAATAATAATATTGCTAAGATAACTTCAACTGATATTTACAATACTTATTTATATCCACTTCCTCCACGAGGATTGAAACAATATTCATACTACGAGGATGTTAACGGGACTTTTTTACCGAAGAATAAATTTCGAAATGATGCTGCAACAGAAGCAGATTATTCTTGGGTTTATTTCAATTTACCAACAGAAGAATATGTAGGAAAAGATGTTTATGTTGTTGGAA comes from Flavobacterium sp. I3-2 and encodes:
- a CDS encoding class I SAM-dependent methyltransferase — encoded protein: MKKIFKIVLNRIPRPILIRLSYMVRPVLALWLKGDKFTDPIDGKSFRAFLPYGYGHQRNNVLSPSTLSLERHRLLWLYLQNETDFFTKDLKVLHFAPEQAFYKRFRNQKNLDYTTTDLESPLADVKADICNLPFEDNSFDFILCNHVLEHIPDDKKAMQELYRILKPGGVGVFQIPQDLNREVTFEDDTIVDKEERARIFGQYDHVRVYGRDYFDKLRAIGFKVDEVDYTQTLTSQQVEKYCLAPGEIIPVCYK
- a CDS encoding murein L,D-transpeptidase, which produces MKKICLILSIAFILNSCNWNESLLGDKDEIKQYRLPESILINKDKLFTKSLFVKNFYKENNYFTVWISQKNRTDFLNQILKLKKEGVAIEKVDISYLLFGNMRFDSLNKYEKIDLDLAYTDAFFTMLKQAVHGKVNPNKYYSDWVAPQKQLDFNQLLLTALNENKVEQTFTDNIPNNNYYNGIKEAIAYYENLPKDTLVGLHNSDVVKIKKKLDYYSDAVFSDLNTDLNEEFKDGLKKFQKRHGIYPSGNITEETLNALNVSKEKRLEQLRVNLERARWFYNDLGENYVLVNLPECKLFLYENGNLVETHDVIIGKNERRTPVLSSVFSNLVINPTWTVPPTILKNDLVPKASASRSYFANHRMTIYDKKGKVVEPGNWNPSEYKSYRYVQKPGSGNALGLIKFDFPNAHSVYLHDTNNRSAFAQKKRDLSSGCVRVKDPFELAMRILEIEGSTYNREQIDTLVVREKTKIIPLKKKVNVHQLYWTAWKDDQGIQFRNDIYSLDDNLYKKLIK
- a CDS encoding acetyl-CoA hydrolase/transferase family protein, with the translated sequence MKITTPEEAVKHIKSNDRIYIHAAAATPTILTNALTDRANELKNVELCHIHTEGEARYADIKFKESFHVNSFFIGANVRHTIAAGNGSYTPVFLSEVPLLFSKGILKLDAVFIQVSPPDSHGYCSLGVSVEATKSAVKNAKLVIAQINRFMPRTFGDANIHVSEIDFAVEHHTPLHETIADEINEIENKIGDYVAGLIEDNSCLQMGIGSIPNAVLTKLKNHKNLGIHTEMFSDGVIDLVHAGVITGKHKGLLKDRILATFLNGTQRLYDFVNDNPFLVMKESSYVNDTANIRKNDRMIAINSAIEVDLTGQVCADSFGSKMYSGVGGQMDFIRGASLSKKGKAIIALPSVTAKGVNKIVPMLNQGAGVVTTRAHVQYIVTEYGIANLYGKTLKERAKAMIEIAHPNFREQIEKEYYILTR
- a CDS encoding murein L,D-transpeptidase catalytic domain family protein, coding for MKKIKLLPIFLIGALMLTPLNMKSSNDYLDGNGGGKKKAVTKKATLKKETPNKSSKEIAAVTKKEFKIENVNKFILSKYFDLEEKSFEKPQLQSFESAFKGYFKLKSEGKIDKEILTIIDFTQSSTEKRMWVIDMKKNEIIFQTVVSHGRNSGKEFANDFSNASESYKSSLGFYKTAETYMGANGLSLRLDGLEPGINDNARSRAIVIHGADYADENLGIRQGYLGRSLGCPALPMKNHKEIIEYIKEESCLFIYHDGSNDYLNKSKLLN
- the gpmI gene encoding 2,3-bisphosphoglycerate-independent phosphoglycerate mutase, translating into MNKKVILMILDGWGKSPDPKISAVDQAKTPFIDSLYPKYPNTLLRTDGLKVGLPEGQMGNSEVGHMNLGAGRIVYQDLAKINLEVQNKSIASNLELNKAFEYAKANNKKVHFLGLVSDGGVHSHIKHLFGLLDAAKEANVENVFVHAFTDGRDVDPKSGVKHIDDLVNYMQHSTGKLASVIGRYYAMDRDKRWERVKKAYDLLVKGIGMPSQNATLSIADSYLNNVTDEFIEPILMVDENNKTVATIEEGDVVIFFNFRTDRGRQLTEVLSQQDLLEFGMQKLNLYYVTMTNYDDQYQNIHVMYDKDNITETLGEVISNAGKTQIRMAETEKYPHVTFFFSGGREEPFEGESRILCPSPKVATYDLQPEMSAYDLKNALLPELDKAEVDFVCLNFANGDMVGHTGSMEAAIIACETVDKCVKEIVEKAIEKEYTVLILADHGNCETMYNPDGSPNTAHTTNPVPFIVVDKEIKEVKPDGVLGDIAPTILHLMGIDKPKVMTRHSLV
- the map gene encoding type I methionyl aminopeptidase, coding for MIIIKTREEIELMREAALLVSKTLGMLAREIKPGVTTLQLDKLAEQYIRDNGGVPGFLGLYGCPATLLTSVNEQIVHGLPTDRPLEDGDVVSCDLGAIVHEYYGDHCYTFEVGDVAPETKKLLQVTKESLYVGINEFRLGNRVEDVGHAIQKYAESHDYGVVRELVGHGIGKKMHEAPEMPNYGKKGRGKKFVEGMVVAIEPMVNMGTKNIKQLKDGWTIATRDGKPSAHFEHDVALVDGKPEILSTFYYIYKELGIVSNEEDAFRQVPLVL
- a CDS encoding DUF5103 domain-containing protein, producing the protein MFRKKIVLFFMVLSFQMFAQKINEVAPPYYIKSISVNTGAEAVYPMFRLGDYFNIEFDDLLAQSSNYFYKIKHCNADWTPSNLQITEYLGGFNNMQILNFQNSFNTLQNYTHYKFTLPNSNSRFLISGNYIIEVLDDDGDVMFSKKIIVFQEEVSVGVTIKRTRNNATIDSKQNVGITIDYNAETYNNPKENFKIAIMQNGRFDNAITNVPPQYTLGNQFIYNYDTETQFFAGNEYLYFDNSNINQVNNNIAKITSTDIYNTYLYPLPPRGLKQYSYYEDVNGTFLPKNKFRNDAATEADYSWVYFNLPTEEYVGKDVYVVGMVDNYLLTDSNKLEYDTNEKAYKKAILLKQGFTSYLFSLVDSKTQKIDYKDSIDGNFYQTENDYQVIVYYRGIIDRSDRVIGFGGTKSLNITN